A genomic window from Bradyrhizobium lupini includes:
- a CDS encoding amidohydrolase family protein gives MSEVIDRPLREDEKPAASRLRIVDCDVHPSLHSFDDLNEFLPKRWQQHLKEYGSHLRTPYLFTTPYPRSSPLIARRDAWPPTGGPPGSDLAFMQKQHLDPLDVEFGILQVLDLFIFSQQNLEFGAAIQRAINDWQLALWSHRDPRLKASILVGQDGVDLAIAEIERCAKIGEYVQINVSPRANEPLGRRRYWPIYERAQELDLPLGIHVGGYGGHAPTGGGWPSYYVEEHQSNAHTIAAQLASLVIEGVPERFPKLKFVFIEGGFGWIPSAVWRMDQHFERFRSEVPHLKRKPSEYVREHFWFTTQPIDEPDEARHLRSLIEWVGIDRLLFSSDYPHWDFDDPRFAFKTPLTDAERRKIFSTNARAVYKF, from the coding sequence ATCCGAGCCTGCATTCGTTCGACGATCTCAACGAGTTTCTGCCAAAGCGCTGGCAGCAGCATCTGAAGGAATATGGCAGCCATTTGCGCACGCCCTATCTGTTCACCACGCCCTATCCGCGCTCCTCGCCACTGATCGCGCGCCGCGATGCCTGGCCGCCAACCGGCGGACCTCCCGGGTCGGATCTCGCCTTCATGCAGAAGCAGCATCTCGATCCGCTCGACGTCGAGTTCGGGATTTTGCAGGTGCTCGATCTCTTCATCTTCTCGCAGCAGAACCTCGAATTCGGCGCCGCGATCCAGCGCGCCATCAACGACTGGCAACTGGCGTTATGGTCGCATCGCGACCCGCGTCTGAAGGCTTCGATCCTGGTCGGCCAGGACGGCGTCGATCTCGCCATTGCCGAGATCGAACGCTGCGCGAAAATCGGCGAATACGTCCAGATCAACGTCTCGCCGCGCGCCAACGAGCCGCTGGGCCGCCGCCGCTACTGGCCGATCTACGAGCGTGCCCAAGAACTGGACCTGCCGCTCGGCATCCATGTCGGCGGCTATGGCGGGCACGCGCCGACCGGTGGCGGCTGGCCGTCTTATTATGTCGAGGAGCACCAGTCCAACGCGCACACCATTGCGGCGCAGCTTGCCAGTCTCGTGATCGAGGGCGTGCCGGAGCGCTTTCCGAAATTGAAGTTTGTCTTCATCGAGGGCGGCTTCGGCTGGATCCCGTCCGCGGTGTGGCGGATGGACCAGCATTTCGAGCGCTTCCGCAGCGAGGTGCCGCATCTCAAGCGCAAGCCGTCGGAATACGTGCGCGAGCATTTCTGGTTCACGACGCAACCGATCGACGAACCTGACGAAGCCCGGCACCTGCGCTCGTTGATCGAATGGGTCGGCATCGACCGTCTCCTGTTCTCGTCGGACTATCCGCACTGGGATTTCGACGATCCGCGCTTTGCGTTCAAGACGCCACTGACGGACGCCGAGCGAAGGAAGATCTTCAGCACCAATGCCCGCGCGGTCTACAAGTTCTGA
- a CDS encoding Rieske (2Fe-2S) protein has protein sequence MARHIVASTSEIPPGGNKVVDVAGRDIVVFHVNGEFFALLNRCPHEGAPLEKAACVARLTSPEPGIYQRSRVGEMLRCPWHGWEFDMRNGQSWFDPKRVKIRSYPVAVERGEELQKGLYVAETFPVHVEDSYVIVEV, from the coding sequence ATGGCCCGTCACATCGTCGCGTCCACCTCGGAGATACCACCCGGTGGCAACAAGGTCGTCGATGTCGCCGGCCGCGACATTGTCGTGTTCCACGTCAATGGCGAGTTCTTCGCTTTGCTGAACCGCTGCCCGCACGAAGGCGCGCCGCTGGAGAAAGCGGCCTGTGTCGCGCGACTGACCTCGCCCGAGCCCGGCATCTATCAGCGCTCGCGCGTCGGCGAGATGCTGCGCTGTCCCTGGCATGGCTGGGAGTTCGACATGCGCAACGGCCAGTCCTGGTTCGACCCGAAGCGCGTCAAGATTAGGTCATATCCGGTCGCGGTGGAGCGAGGCGAGGAACTCCAGAAAGGCCTGTATGTTGCCGAGACCTTTCCGGTGCATGTCGAGGACAGCTACGTGATTGTCGAGGTCTGA
- a CDS encoding SDR family NAD(P)-dependent oxidoreductase, which yields MPHPAIIKDNVAVITGGASGIGFAAAAAFARNGVKVCIADVDQARLADAATRLSSLTSAAHVMTFAIDVSKAESVMELERAVHERFGGTDILMNNAGIQPGSTLFGEPDNWQRIIGVNMWGIINGSRIFAPNMIARGRAGLIINTGSKQGITTPPGDPAYNVSKAGVKAFTEALQHELRNTAGCRITAHLLIPGFVFTGLTAKGRTEKPAGAWTAEQTVHFMLARLEAGDFYILCPDNDVPRALDEKRMLWAAGDIVENRPPLSRWHPDHADAFAKFVKGD from the coding sequence ATGCCACATCCCGCGATCATCAAAGACAATGTTGCCGTGATCACCGGTGGCGCGTCCGGCATCGGATTCGCCGCCGCCGCAGCCTTCGCGCGAAACGGCGTGAAGGTGTGTATCGCCGATGTGGATCAGGCGCGGCTGGCGGACGCCGCGACAAGACTCTCATCCCTCACGTCCGCCGCACATGTGATGACCTTCGCGATTGACGTCAGCAAGGCCGAGAGCGTGATGGAACTGGAGCGCGCCGTCCACGAGCGCTTCGGCGGCACCGACATCCTCATGAACAATGCGGGCATCCAGCCCGGCAGCACGCTGTTCGGCGAACCCGACAACTGGCAGCGCATCATCGGCGTCAACATGTGGGGCATCATCAACGGCTCGCGCATCTTCGCGCCCAACATGATCGCGCGCGGCAGGGCGGGGCTCATCATCAACACCGGGTCGAAGCAGGGCATCACCACCCCGCCCGGCGATCCCGCCTACAACGTCTCCAAGGCAGGCGTGAAAGCTTTTACGGAAGCGCTCCAGCACGAGCTGCGCAACACTGCGGGTTGCCGCATCACCGCGCATCTGCTGATTCCCGGCTTCGTCTTTACCGGCCTTACCGCGAAGGGCCGGACGGAGAAGCCGGCCGGGGCGTGGACGGCCGAGCAGACCGTGCATTTCATGCTGGCGCGGCTGGAGGCCGGCGATTTCTACATTCTGTGCCCGGACAACGACGTCCCGCGCGCGCTCGACGAAAAGCGCATGCTGTGGGCCGCGGGCGATATCGTGGAGAACCGCCCGCCGCTGTCACGCTGGCACCCGGACCATGCGGATGCATTCGCGAAATTCGTGAAGGGGGATTAG
- a CDS encoding aldehyde dehydrogenase family protein, whose amino-acid sequence MAVSQAIPITRHPFANGSYKQMLIDGKWVDAASGKRFETHNPATGELLATVAEGDKEDIDRAVAAARRAFEGPWSKVKPFERQNLLLKLADLVEKNFDELSQLDTLDMGAPLSRTRAYRLRAVGMLRYYAGQSTAIHGETIENSLPGEIFSYTLKEPIGVVGAIIPWNGPLTATIWKIGPAIATGCTVVLKPAEEAPLTSLRIAELAMEAGVPPGVINVVPGYGETAGAALAAHHDVDKVAFTGSHVTGQSIIRASAGNLKRVSLELGGKSPDIVFADADLDAAVPGAAMAVFANSGQICSAGTRLFVEQSIYEEFVGRVAEFGKKLQVGNGLDPNTQIGPLVSEQQLERVTSYLDIGQKEGARALAGGGRVTEGALAKGFFVSPTVFAGVQDNMRIAQEEIFGPVISAIAFKDMDELVKRANATTFGLGSGLWTRDVSKAHAVAKRLRAGSVWVNCYQAMDPAVPFGGYKMSGYGRESGKQHVEEYLNVKAVWIKTA is encoded by the coding sequence ATGGCTGTGTCGCAGGCTATTCCGATCACGCGCCATCCATTCGCCAACGGATCCTACAAGCAGATGCTGATCGACGGGAAGTGGGTCGATGCTGCCTCAGGCAAGCGCTTCGAGACCCACAACCCCGCGACCGGCGAACTGCTCGCAACAGTGGCCGAGGGCGACAAGGAAGATATCGATCGCGCAGTTGCTGCCGCTCGCCGCGCCTTCGAAGGGCCCTGGAGCAAGGTCAAGCCGTTCGAGCGGCAGAATCTGCTCCTGAAGCTTGCCGACCTCGTCGAGAAGAATTTCGACGAATTGTCGCAGCTCGACACGCTCGACATGGGCGCGCCGCTCAGCCGTACCCGTGCCTATCGCCTGCGCGCCGTCGGCATGCTGCGCTATTATGCCGGCCAGTCCACCGCGATCCATGGCGAGACCATCGAGAACTCGCTGCCCGGCGAAATCTTCTCCTACACGCTGAAGGAGCCGATCGGCGTCGTCGGCGCCATCATTCCCTGGAACGGTCCCTTGACTGCGACGATCTGGAAGATCGGTCCGGCGATCGCGACCGGCTGCACCGTCGTGCTCAAACCGGCCGAAGAAGCGCCGCTGACCTCGCTGCGCATCGCCGAGCTCGCGATGGAAGCGGGCGTTCCGCCCGGCGTCATCAACGTCGTGCCTGGCTATGGCGAGACTGCGGGCGCGGCGCTTGCCGCACACCACGACGTCGACAAGGTTGCCTTCACCGGCTCGCATGTCACGGGCCAGTCGATCATCCGCGCCTCGGCCGGCAACCTCAAGCGCGTCTCGCTCGAGCTCGGCGGCAAGTCGCCGGACATCGTGTTCGCGGATGCCGATCTCGATGCGGCCGTGCCGGGCGCTGCGATGGCGGTGTTCGCCAATTCGGGACAGATCTGCAGCGCCGGCACCCGGCTTTTCGTCGAGCAGTCGATCTATGAGGAGTTCGTCGGCCGCGTGGCCGAGTTCGGCAAGAAACTGCAGGTCGGCAACGGCCTCGATCCCAACACCCAGATCGGACCGCTGGTGTCCGAGCAACAGCTCGAGCGCGTCACCAGCTATCTCGACATCGGCCAAAAGGAAGGCGCGCGGGCGCTTGCCGGCGGTGGCCGCGTCACCGAAGGCGCGCTTGCAAAAGGCTTCTTCGTATCGCCGACAGTGTTCGCGGGCGTCCAGGACAATATGCGCATCGCGCAGGAGGAGATCTTTGGTCCCGTCATTTCGGCGATCGCGTTCAAGGACATGGACGAGCTGGTCAAGCGCGCCAACGCCACCACGTTCGGTCTCGGCTCGGGCCTGTGGACGCGGGACGTCAGCAAGGCGCATGCGGTCGCGAAGAGGCTCCGTGCCGGTTCGGTGTGGGTGAACTGCTACCAGGCGATGGACCCGGCCGTGCCCTTCGGCGGCTACAAGATGAGCGGCTACGGCCGCGAATCCGGCAAGCAGCACGTCGAGGAATATCTCAACGTGAAGGCGGTGTGGATCAAGACGGCGTAA
- a CDS encoding alkene reductase: MKFEALFQPLQVGPYTLAHRVAMAPLTRMRAERESFSPRPLNAEYYGQRATQGGLLIAEASPVLSHGRGNPATPGIYSETQIAGWRKVVDAVHAKGGIIFLQLWHVGRVSHSSFHGGELPVSASAIPIKAEGMKAMTADGKISNYETPRALDTDEVKGIVEAFRQGAKNALAAGFDGVEIHGANGYLLEQFLQSRSNQRTDQYGGSIENRARLLLEVTEAAIDVWGAGRVGVRLSPHGIANDSGEPDPMPLYTHVVNALDKLGLAYLHFIEPRSSGSGRAEVNWQNVPSAMLLFRPLYSGVLMTAGGFTGETANAAIAEGHADIIAFGRIFISNPDLPLRLQQDYPLTPYNRATFYGGEEKGYTDYPAYDELTPV; encoded by the coding sequence ATGAAATTCGAGGCGTTGTTTCAACCGTTGCAGGTCGGTCCGTACACGCTCGCGCATCGCGTCGCGATGGCGCCGTTGACGCGCATGAGGGCCGAGCGCGAGAGCTTTTCGCCGCGGCCGCTCAACGCCGAATATTACGGCCAGCGCGCCACCCAAGGCGGCCTGCTCATCGCCGAGGCCTCGCCCGTGCTCTCGCACGGCCGCGGTAATCCAGCGACGCCCGGCATCTATTCGGAGACGCAGATCGCGGGCTGGCGCAAGGTGGTCGACGCCGTGCACGCCAAGGGCGGCATCATCTTTCTCCAGCTCTGGCACGTCGGCCGCGTCTCGCATTCCTCCTTCCACGGCGGGGAGCTGCCGGTCTCGGCCTCCGCGATCCCGATCAAGGCCGAAGGCATGAAGGCGATGACTGCCGACGGCAAGATCTCCAACTATGAGACGCCGCGCGCGCTGGACACGGATGAAGTCAAGGGCATCGTCGAGGCCTTCAGGCAGGGTGCGAAGAACGCGCTGGCCGCCGGCTTCGACGGGGTCGAGATCCACGGCGCCAACGGCTATCTGCTCGAGCAATTCCTGCAATCACGCAGCAACCAGCGCACCGATCAATATGGCGGTTCGATCGAGAACCGCGCGCGGCTTCTGCTCGAAGTGACCGAGGCCGCGATCGACGTCTGGGGCGCGGGCCGCGTCGGCGTGCGGCTGTCGCCCCACGGCATCGCCAATGATTCCGGCGAGCCCGATCCGATGCCGCTCTACACGCACGTGGTCAACGCGCTCGACAAGCTCGGTCTTGCCTATCTGCATTTCATCGAACCGCGCTCCAGCGGCTCGGGGCGCGCCGAAGTCAACTGGCAGAACGTGCCGTCGGCGATGCTGCTGTTCCGCCCGCTCTACAGCGGCGTGCTGATGACCGCCGGCGGATTTACCGGCGAGACCGCGAACGCCGCCATTGCGGAGGGGCATGCTGACATCATCGCCTTCGGCCGCATCTTCATCTCCAACCCCGATCTGCCGCTCCGCCTGCAGCAGGATTACCCTCTCACGCCGTATAACCGTGCGACGTTTTACGGTGGCGAGGAGAAGGGTTATACGGATTATCCCGCGTACGACGAACTGACGCCGGTCTGA
- a CDS encoding GFA family protein, which produces MAKAAAAAGIATGQCLCGRVTFEIDVPARWAWHDHSAASRRAHGAAYATYVGSWKKRFRITAGKTALTRYEDKATKTARSFCAHCGTPIAYERPRGPHMVNIPRALFRERTGRQPLYHIAIEELQEWTYTGEPLVPLKGFPGVVWQRSKKEAGERRGSVRVGARGDVALSHATQP; this is translated from the coding sequence ATGGCCAAAGCCGCAGCCGCCGCAGGTATAGCCACCGGCCAGTGCCTCTGCGGCAGGGTTACCTTCGAGATCGACGTTCCCGCACGCTGGGCCTGGCACGATCACTCCGCCGCCAGCCGTCGCGCCCACGGCGCCGCCTATGCAACCTATGTCGGAAGCTGGAAGAAGCGGTTTCGCATCACCGCAGGTAAGACGGCGCTGACGCGCTACGAGGACAAGGCAACGAAGACCGCGCGCAGCTTCTGCGCGCATTGCGGCACGCCGATCGCATATGAGCGCCCGCGCGGGCCGCATATGGTCAACATCCCCCGTGCGCTGTTTAGGGAACGCACCGGCCGCCAGCCGCTCTATCACATCGCGATCGAAGAGCTGCAGGAATGGACCTATACCGGCGAGCCGCTGGTGCCGCTGAAAGGCTTTCCCGGTGTGGTCTGGCAGCGCTCGAAAAAAGAAGCGGGCGAGCGGCGAGGATCCGTTCGAGTTGGGGCGCGAGGAGATGTAGCGCTGTCCCACGCAACGCAGCCATGA
- a CDS encoding thiamine pyrophosphate-binding protein, producing the protein MKNKITGRSAFLALLKDEGITHLFGNPGTTELPIMHALKDHPDLAYVMAMQESLVVAIADGYSRASGKLVACNVHVAPGLGNAMGSLYNAQFTGTPMILTAGQQEQGHGLMEPVLYGPLVRMAEPLVKWAVEVTRLEDLPRIVRRAAKVATTPPTGPVFISLPGDILNSEAGIDLGRSTRIDARTRPSDEALKAFAARLLRAERPVIVTMDEVVKSDALMEAAELAELLGAAAYQSSTPYGSHFLSESPSFVGTLARVQKVARDTLAPFDLLIALGGDPLRMSVYSEVDALPEGLGIVQIGLGDWEIAKNYGAEIALKADLKETLRALIPVLKEMGGAALASRAKQRLTELAPRNWTARRTALVEQIGKAADRSPIDPDWLVLQMVEAMPANAILVDEGLTSSRQITALRAHRDRFGYHGLASGGIGWGLPASVGASIANPDRPVVCFSGDGSAMYSIQSLWTAAHHKLPLNVVIANNGGYRIIKQRLLAFHGDDNYVGMDFVDPPVDFAGVAKALGCEAIKVSDPRELKATLASAFGRPGTKLIEVMVDGKL; encoded by the coding sequence ATGAAGAACAAGATCACCGGCCGCTCCGCCTTTCTCGCGTTGCTCAAGGACGAGGGCATCACGCATCTGTTCGGCAATCCCGGCACCACCGAGCTGCCGATCATGCATGCGCTGAAGGATCACCCTGACCTCGCCTATGTGATGGCGATGCAGGAGAGCCTGGTGGTGGCGATCGCGGATGGCTATAGCCGCGCCTCCGGAAAGCTGGTCGCCTGCAACGTCCATGTCGCGCCCGGCCTCGGCAACGCGATGGGCTCGCTCTACAACGCCCAGTTCACGGGCACGCCGATGATCCTGACCGCGGGCCAGCAGGAGCAGGGCCACGGACTGATGGAGCCGGTGCTGTATGGGCCGCTGGTGCGCATGGCCGAGCCGCTGGTGAAATGGGCGGTCGAGGTGACGCGGCTCGAGGATCTGCCGCGCATCGTGCGCCGCGCCGCAAAAGTCGCAACCACCCCGCCGACCGGGCCGGTGTTCATTTCATTGCCCGGCGATATCCTCAACAGCGAGGCAGGGATCGATCTCGGTCGCTCCACCCGCATTGACGCTCGCACAAGGCCATCGGATGAGGCACTGAAGGCGTTCGCCGCCCGACTGCTCAGGGCCGAGCGTCCCGTGATCGTCACCATGGACGAAGTGGTCAAGAGCGATGCGCTGATGGAGGCCGCCGAACTCGCAGAACTACTCGGCGCGGCTGCCTACCAATCCTCGACGCCCTATGGCTCGCACTTCCTCTCGGAGAGCCCGAGCTTCGTCGGCACGCTGGCACGTGTCCAGAAAGTCGCGCGCGACACGCTTGCGCCCTTTGACCTCTTGATCGCGCTCGGCGGCGATCCCTTGCGGATGTCGGTCTACAGCGAGGTCGACGCGCTGCCGGAGGGCCTTGGCATCGTGCAGATCGGCCTCGGCGATTGGGAGATCGCCAAGAACTACGGGGCTGAGATCGCGCTGAAGGCGGATTTGAAGGAAACGCTGCGCGCGCTGATCCCGGTGTTGAAGGAGATGGGCGGCGCTGCCCTGGCGAGCCGCGCGAAGCAACGGCTGACCGAACTCGCGCCGAGGAACTGGACCGCGCGGCGCACCGCGCTGGTCGAGCAGATCGGCAAGGCCGCGGACCGCAGCCCCATCGATCCGGACTGGCTGGTGCTGCAAATGGTCGAGGCCATGCCCGCTAATGCCATCCTCGTGGACGAAGGCCTCACCTCGAGCCGCCAGATCACGGCCTTGCGTGCGCACCGCGATCGCTTCGGCTATCACGGCCTTGCCTCCGGCGGCATCGGCTGGGGCCTGCCGGCCTCCGTCGGCGCCAGCATCGCCAATCCCGATCGCCCGGTGGTCTGCTTCTCCGGCGACGGCAGCGCGATGTATTCGATCCAGTCGCTGTGGACAGCGGCGCATCACAAGCTGCCGCTCAATGTGGTCATTGCCAACAATGGCGGCTACCGCATCATCAAGCAGCGCCTGCTCGCCTTCCACGGCGACGACAATTACGTCGGCATGGATTTTGTCGATCCGCCGGTGGATTTCGCGGGCGTGGCTAAGGCGCTGGGATGTGAGGCAATCAAAGTCAGCGATCCCCGAGAGTTGAAGGCGACGCTGGCGTCGGCGTTTGGCCGGCCGGGGACGAAACTGATCGAGGTGATGGTGGACGGGAAGCTGTAG
- a CDS encoding LLM class flavin-dependent oxidoreductase, with translation MAKQIRLNAFAMNCVAHQSPGLWTHPRDRTAEYNRLPYWIDLARTLERGRFDGLFLADVLGVYDVYGNSPDAALRNAAQSPSNDPLLLLSAMAAVTQNLGFGVTSNLSFEPPYPFARRMSTLDHLTEGRIGWNVVTGYLDSAARGAGKDKQIGHDDRYEIADEYMEVVYKLWEGSWEEDAVLRDRTRGIFTDPTKVHRVNHEGANYRINNTIHLSEPSPQRTPVLYQAGTSPRGRQFAARHAECVFMSGPSAKVIAPRVSAIRQEAAAFGRNPAEILMFSMMTIILGRTEAEANEKYADYRRHISPEGALALMSGWTGIDFSGYELDQQVRHVQNDAGRSALDNVTRADPDRVWTVRDVIEHVGVGGAGPVVVGTPEMVADKIEAWFEATDVDGLNVAFAISPGDFEDIADMLVPELTRRGRYKAEYAQGTLREKLFGEGRARLGAPHPAAGFRVGRKG, from the coding sequence ATGGCCAAGCAGATCAGGCTCAATGCATTTGCGATGAATTGCGTCGCGCACCAATCACCGGGCTTGTGGACCCATCCGCGCGACCGCACTGCCGAATATAACCGCCTGCCCTATTGGATCGATCTTGCCAGAACGCTGGAGCGCGGCCGTTTCGACGGACTGTTCCTGGCCGACGTGCTCGGCGTCTATGACGTCTACGGCAACAGTCCTGACGCAGCCTTGCGCAACGCAGCCCAGTCGCCCTCGAACGATCCGCTGCTGCTGCTGTCGGCAATGGCCGCCGTGACGCAGAATCTCGGCTTCGGCGTCACCAGCAATCTCTCCTTCGAGCCGCCCTATCCGTTCGCGCGGCGGATGTCGACGCTCGATCATCTCACCGAGGGGCGTATCGGCTGGAACGTCGTCACCGGCTATCTCGACAGCGCCGCGCGCGGCGCCGGCAAGGACAAGCAGATCGGGCACGACGACCGCTACGAGATCGCGGACGAATATATGGAGGTCGTCTACAAGCTCTGGGAAGGGAGTTGGGAGGAAGACGCCGTGCTGCGCGACCGCACGCGCGGCATCTTCACCGATCCCACAAAGGTCCATCGCGTCAACCACGAGGGCGCGAACTACCGCATCAACAACACCATCCACCTGAGCGAACCGTCGCCGCAGCGGACGCCCGTGCTGTATCAGGCCGGCACCTCGCCGCGCGGACGGCAGTTCGCGGCACGGCACGCCGAATGCGTGTTCATGTCGGGGCCGTCAGCCAAGGTGATCGCGCCGCGCGTATCGGCGATCCGTCAGGAGGCCGCCGCGTTCGGCCGCAATCCGGCGGAAATCCTGATGTTCTCGATGATGACGATCATCCTCGGGCGGACGGAAGCCGAAGCGAACGAAAAATATGCCGACTATCGCCGCCACATCAGCCCGGAAGGCGCGCTGGCGCTGATGTCGGGATGGACCGGAATCGACTTCTCCGGCTACGAGCTCGATCAGCAGGTGCGCCATGTTCAGAACGATGCCGGCCGCAGCGCACTCGATAACGTCACCCGCGCCGATCCCGATCGCGTCTGGACCGTGCGCGACGTCATCGAGCATGTCGGCGTCGGCGGCGCAGGTCCCGTCGTGGTCGGCACGCCGGAAATGGTCGCGGACAAGATCGAGGCGTGGTTCGAGGCGACCGATGTCGACGGCCTCAACGTCGCCTTCGCGATCTCACCCGGCGATTTCGAGGACATCGCCGACATGCTGGTGCCGGAGCTGACGCGACGCGGGCGGTACAAGGCGGAGTACGCGCAGGGCACGCTACGCGAGAAGCTGTTCGGCGAGGGGCGGGCGCGGCTAGGTGCGCCGCATCCGGCGGCAGGGTTCAGAGTGGGGAGAAAGGGGTAG
- a CDS encoding M20 family metallopeptidase produces the protein MTRADAIARARDDFQSGAFLAELDRRVAYQTESQNPNRSVELRAYLEQEMVPAFAALDFESRMIESPSGKAPFLFAEHHESEAAPTVLIYGHGDVVDGMEGEWRDGRDPWRTTVSGTRLYGRGTADNKGQHSINMAALRAVREARGGKLGFNAKFILEMGEEIGSPDLGKVCDLNRDALKADLFVASDGPRLSADRPTLFLGCRGGIRIHLDVNVRDGGHHSGNWGGVLANPATILVNAISTLVDGHGRLQLDALKPPRLTNQIRSYLADVQVVPTEDEPALAENWGEEGLSAAERLYAWNTLEVLAMSSGNIEKPANAIPGHANAVLQLRFVVGTKVDGLIEAVRAHLVERGFPMVEVRAAQSFAASRTDFDSPWIAWAANSVKETTGKVPAVLPNFGGSLPNDVFSEILGLPTIWVPHSYPGCSQHAPNEHILLPLTEEALTVMAGLFWDLGELPSPLTSPLTRPPAGLSR, from the coding sequence ATGACCAGAGCCGATGCCATCGCCCGCGCCCGTGACGATTTTCAATCGGGCGCGTTCCTCGCCGAACTCGACCGCCGCGTCGCCTACCAGACCGAGAGCCAGAATCCGAACCGGAGCGTCGAGCTGCGCGCCTATCTGGAACAGGAGATGGTGCCCGCTTTTGCCGCGCTCGATTTCGAAAGCCGGATGATCGAATCTCCCAGCGGCAAGGCGCCGTTCCTGTTCGCCGAACATCACGAAAGTGAGGCGGCGCCGACCGTGCTGATCTACGGCCATGGCGACGTCGTCGACGGGATGGAAGGCGAGTGGCGCGACGGCCGCGATCCCTGGCGCACCACGGTTTCGGGCACGCGTCTCTACGGTCGCGGCACCGCCGACAACAAGGGCCAGCACAGCATCAACATGGCGGCACTCCGCGCGGTGCGCGAGGCCCGCGGCGGCAAGCTCGGCTTCAACGCCAAGTTCATCCTCGAGATGGGCGAGGAGATCGGCTCGCCGGATCTCGGCAAGGTCTGCGATCTCAATCGCGATGCACTCAAGGCCGATCTGTTCGTGGCCTCCGACGGGCCGCGCCTGTCCGCCGACCGTCCGACCCTATTCCTCGGCTGCCGTGGCGGCATCCGCATTCATCTCGATGTGAACGTTCGCGACGGCGGTCATCACTCGGGCAATTGGGGCGGTGTGCTCGCCAACCCCGCGACCATTCTGGTCAACGCGATCTCGACGCTGGTCGACGGCCACGGCCGCCTTCAGCTGGACGCGCTGAAGCCGCCGCGCCTCACCAACCAGATCCGAAGCTATCTTGCGGACGTGCAGGTGGTGCCGACCGAGGACGAGCCGGCGTTGGCCGAGAACTGGGGCGAGGAGGGTCTTTCGGCGGCCGAGCGGCTCTATGCCTGGAACACGCTCGAAGTGCTGGCGATGTCGTCGGGAAACATCGAGAAGCCGGCCAACGCCATTCCCGGCCACGCCAATGCCGTGCTGCAACTGCGCTTCGTGGTCGGCACCAAGGTCGACGGCCTGATCGAAGCCGTCCGTGCGCATCTGGTCGAAAGGGGTTTTCCGATGGTCGAAGTGCGGGCCGCACAGAGCTTCGCGGCATCGCGCACCGATTTCGACAGCCCCTGGATCGCATGGGCGGCGAATTCGGTGAAGGAGACCACCGGCAAAGTGCCGGCGGTGCTGCCGAATTTCGGCGGCTCGCTGCCCAATGACGTGTTTTCCGAGATATTGGGCCTGCCGACGATCTGGGTGCCGCACTCCTATCCCGGCTGCTCCCAGCATGCGCCCAATGAGCACATCCTGCTGCCATTGACCGAAGAGGCCTTGACGGTGATGGCCGGCCTGTTCTGGGATCTCGGGGAATTGCCAAGCCCGCTAACAAGCCCGCTAACGCGCCCGCCCGCCGGCCTGAGCCGTTAA